GGTCGCCAAGATCGAACGGGCCGACGCGGTGGCGAACCTCGACTCGATCGTCGAGGAGGCCGCTGGCGTGATGGTCGCCCGCGGCGACCTCGGCGTGGAGTGCCCGATGGAGGAGGTCCCCCTGATCCAGAAGCGGGTGATCCGCCGCTGTCACCGCGCGGGCGTCCCGGTGATCACCGCGACGGAGATGCTCGACTCGATGGTCCACGAGCGCCGCCCGACCCGCGCGGAGGCCTCGGACGTGGCAAACGCCGTCCTCGACGGCACCGACGCCGTGATGCTGTCCGGCGAGACGGCCATCGGTGACCACCCAGCCACCGTGGTCGAGACGATGGCCCGCATCGTCCGGGACGTCGAGGAGAGCACCGAGTACGCCGAGTCACGTGAACAGCGGGTTCCACCCGCGGGCGACAGCCGGACCGACGCGCTGGCCCGGTCCGCGCGCTTCCTCGCGCGTGACGTGGGGGCCAGCGCCATCGTCGCAGCGACGGAATCGGGCTACACTGCGCGGAAAGTCGCCAAGTACCGCCCGGACGTGCCCATCGTCGCGGCGACGCCCAGCGAGCGGGTCCGCCGCCAGCTCGCGCTGACCTGGGGCATCCGCCCGGAGTACGCCAGGTACGCCGCAGCCGGCGCCGACGCGGTCGTCCAGACCGCGGTCCGGGCGGCCGTCGACGCGGGCGTCGTCGCGCCCGGCGAGACCGTCGTCGTCCTCGCGGGGATGATGACCGAACTCGACGGACTGGACACCGCCAACACGCTCAAGGTCCACGTCGCCGCCGAGACGCTCACGACCGGCCGCCCGGTCGTCGACGGCATCGCCTCCGGGACGGTGTTCCACGTCGCCGACGGCGGCGACCTCACTGGCATCCCCGAGGGCGCGATCCTCGCGGTCCCCGCGGACTTCGACGGCGAGTTCGACGGCGACCTCTCCCGGATCGGCGGCATCGTCACCGCCCACGAAGGGGTGACCGGCTACGCGGCCATCGTCGCGCGCGAACTGGGCGTCCCGACCATCGCGGACGCCGACCTCGGGGACGTGGCCGGCGGCTCGGTCGTCACGCTCGACGGCGAGCGCGGCGTCGTGTACGCCGACGCCATCGCGGCGCGGCGGAACTGACCAGTTACTTGCAGCTCGGTTCCGGAATACACCAGGCATAGCCCCGCACCGGCCGCGAGCGGACGGACTTAAGGACGCGCCGGGCGTCGATGCACGCAGAGAATGTACGCGGGAGTCGACCTCGGGGCGACGAACCTCCGTGCCGTCGTGACCGACGTCGAGGGCCGGGTCCTCGGCCGGGATCGGCGGGGAACGCCACAGAACGAGGGCGGCATCGCGGTCACCGAGGCCGTCCTCGACTCGCTCCGGGCGGCCTGCCAGGCGGCGGGGACGACGACCACCCGGATCAACGCCGTCGGCATCGGCTCGATCGGCCCGCTCGACACCGCCGCCGGCGCCGTCGAGAACCCGGTAAACGTCGACGGCGCCGACCGCATCCCGCTGGTCGGCCCCGTGCAGAACCTCGTCGACAGCGACGCGGTCTACCTCCACAACGACGCCAACGCGGGCGTGCTCGCCGAGCGGTTCTACGCCGACCGCGCCCCAGACGACATGGTCTACCTGACGATCTCCTCGGGCATCGGCGCCGGCGTCTGCGTCGACGGCAACCTCCTCTCGGGCTGGGACGGCAACGCCGGCGAGATCGGGCACGTCGCGCTCGACTCGAACGGCCCCGTGACCTGCGGCTGCGGCGGGACCGGCCACTGGGAGGCCTTCTGCTCCGGCGAGAACCTCCCCGAGTACGCCCGCGTCCTCCACGAGCGCGAGGACGTGGCGACCGACCTCCCGCTCGACGACCCGGAGTTAGACGCCCCAGACGTGTTCGACGCGGCCGGCGCAGACCCGCTGGCCGACCTGGTGCTCGATCGGATGGCCCACTGGAACAGCCACGGGATCGCGACGATCGTCCACGCATATGCCCCCATCACCATCTCCGTCGGGGGTGCCGTGGCGCTCAACAACCCCGAACTCGTCCTCGATCCCGTCCGCGAGCGATTGCCCGACCTGGTCGTCTCGAACGTCCCCGAGATCCGGTTGACCGAGTACGGTGACGAGATCGTGGTGAAAGGGGCAGTTGCGAGTGCGATGACTGGTGGCACCGGTGACCGGGGGCGAATCCGCAGGTAACTCAGTCTACGCCGTCGCGCGCCCACCCCTTCGCGCACTCGACGGCGTCCAGCCAGCGGTCGTGGCGGGCGTCCGCGCGGTCCGGGTCCATCTCCGGTTCGAAGGCGGCGTCGACGTGCCAGTTGGCGCGCAGTTCCTCGAGGGAGTCCCAGTAGCCGACGGCGAGGCCGGCCGCGTACGCCGCGCCCAGCGCCGTGGTCTCGTCGACTTCCGGCCGGACGATGTCGGTCCCGACGATGTCGGCCTGCAGCTGACAGAGGAAGTTGTTCTTGACCGCGCCGCCGTCGACTTTCAGACTCCCGATCTCGACGCCGGCGTCGGCCTCCATGGCCTCGGCCACGTCGCGGGTCTGGTAGGCGATGGCCTCTAGCGTCGCGCGGACGATGTGCTCGCGGCGGGTGCCCCGGGTCATCCCCACGATGGTCCCGCGGGCGCGCCCGTCCCAGTGGGGCGCGCCGAGGCCGGTGAACGCCGGGACGACGTAGACGCCGTCGGTGCCGTCGACCGACCGCGCGAGTTCAGCGGTCTCGGTGGGGTCCTCGATCAGGTCGACGTCTTCGAGCCACTCGATGGCCGCGCCGGTGACGAAGATCGAGCCCTCCAGCGCGTAGCGGACCGGTTCGCCCGAGCGCTGGAAGCCGACCGTCGTCAGCAGGCCGTGGTCGCTCTCGACGGCCTCGGTGCCGGTGTTCAGCAGGAAGAACGAACCGGTGCCGTAGGTGTTCTTCGCGTCGCCGGCGTCGAAGCAGGTCTGGCCGAACAGCGCGGCCTGCTGGTCGCCGAGCGCGCCGGCGACGGGCACCTCGGCGCCGAGGAAGCCGTCGGGGTCGGTGGTCCCGTACAGCGCCTCGTCCGAGGACGGTCGGACCTCTGGCAGCACGGCCTCGGGGACCGAGAACTCGTCGAGGAGGTCGTCGTCCCACGCCATCTCGTGAATGTCGTACAGCATCGTCCGCGAGGCGTTGGTGACGTCGGTGACGTGGTTTCCCGTGAGGTTGTAGATCAACCAGCTATCGATCGTCCCGAACAGGAGTTCGCCCGCCTCCGCGCGGTCGCGCACGTCCGCCGGCCGCGTCCGCTCCATCTTGATCGGATCGGCCTCGTCCAGCAACCACTCGATCTTCGTGGCCGAGAAGTAGGCGTCGGCCTCTAGCCCTGTTTTCTCCCGGATCCACTCGACTTTCCCCTCTCGTTCCAGTTGCTCGACGCGGTCGGTCGTCCGGCGGTCCTGCCAGACGATGGCGTTGTGGATCGGATCGCCCGTTGCAGCGTCCCAGACGAGCGTGGTCTCGCGCTGGTTGGTGATTCCCAGCGCGGCCAGCTGGGTCGCGTCCAGGCCGGCCTCCTCGAGCGCGGCGGCGATGACTCGCTTCGTGGTCTCCCAGATCTCGACGGGGTCGTGCTCGACCCAGCCGGGTTCGGGGTAGATCTGTTCGTGTCGCTCGTAGGCGTCGGCGACCACCTGTCCCCCGTGGTCGAAGACCATGAAGCGGGTCCCGGTCGTCCCCTGGTCGATCGCCCCGACGTAGCTGTCTCCCATGGTCGCGTGGGGGCAGTACAGCCAGATCCGACTTGAAGGTACGCGTCGGTCGAGCCCCGCGACGGTGAAGCTTAGTGTCCGGGGTCCCACGCGGCGGTAGATGGCGGCAACTCCGACGGTGCTGGTGATCGGGGGCGGCTCGACGGGCTGTGGCATCGCCCGCGACCTGGCGATGCGCGGCCTCGACGTCACGCTCGTCGAGCAGGGCAACCTCACCCACGGAACGACCGGGCGCATGCACGGCCTGCTCCACAGCGGCGCGCGCTACGCCGTGGCCGACCAGTCGAGCGCCCGCGAGTGCATCGCCGAGATGCGGATCCTCGAAGACGTGGCCAGCCACTGCGTCGAGGAGACCGGCGGCCTGTTCGTCGAGCGTCCGGAGGACGACGAAGACTACTTCGAGCGGAAACTGCGGGGCTGCGACGAGTGCGACATCCCAGCCGAGGTCCTCACCGGCCGAGAGGCCCGCGAACGCGAGCCCTACCTCGCCGAGGACGTCGAGAAGGCCATCGCGGTGCCGGACGGGGCGGTCGACCCGTTCCGGCTCTGCGTGGCGAACGCGGCGAGCGCCCGGAACCGCGGCGCGCGGATCGAGACCCACGCTCGGGTCACCGACCTCATCGTCGAGGCCGGCGAGGTCGTCGGCGCGGAGGTCGAACACGAGAGCGGGCCCGGGAAGCGAACCCACGCCAGTCCGGGCACCACGGAGCGCATCGAGGCCGATCACGTCGTCAACGCGACCGGTGCGTGGGCCGGCCGGATCGGCGAACTGGCCGGCGTCGACGTCGCCGTCCGGCCCTCGAAGGGCGTCATGACCGTGATGAACGTCCGGCAGGTCGACACGGTGATCAACCGCTGTCGGCCCAAGGGCGACGCCGACATCGTCGTGCCCCACGAGACCACGTGCATTCTGGGCACGACCGACGAGGAGGTCGAGGACCCCGGGGACTACCCCGAAAAACAGTGGGAGGTCGACCTGCTGATCGACCAGCTCGCGGAACTGCTCCCGGTTCTCCGGGACGCCAGAACGATCCGCTCCTACTGGGGCGTGCGCCCGCTGTACGAACCGCCGGAGGCCGGAACCGAGGACCCCACCGACGTCACGCGCGACTTCTTCCTCCTGGACCACGCCGACCGGGACGCGCGACCCGGACTCACGACCGTCGTCGGCGGGAAGTTCACGACCTATCGGCTGATGGCCGAGGCGGTCAGCGACCACGTCTGCGAGCGCCTGGGCGTCTCGGCGCCCTGCCGGACCGCCGACGTTCCACTTCCCGGGAGCCGGGACGAGCGCGTCCTGGACGAGGCGATGGACGACTTCGGGCTCACCTCGCCGGTCGCCCGCCGGAGCAAGCAACGACTGGGCGACCGGTCCGCCGAGGTGCTCGATACCGAGGATCCCAACCCCGTGGTCTGTTCCTGCGAGGGGGTCACCCGCGCGGAAGTGCAGGACGCCGTCGCCGAATCCGGGACGGACCTGAACGCCGTCCGGATCAGGACCCGGGCGTCGATGGGCAACTGCCAGGGCGGCTTCTGCGCGCACGCGATGGCCCAGGAACTGCATCCCGAGTACGACCCCGAGCGGGCCGCGGCCGCGCTGGACGACCTCTACCAGGAGCGCTGGAAAGGCCAGCGCCACGCGCTCTGGGGTGAACAGCTCTCGCAGGCGATGCTCACCTACGCGCTGCACGCGACGACGATGAACCGGGGTCGAACTGTGCGGGACGACGACGTCGACTTCGACGCCTTCGACGGAGGTGCCACGGGTGGCGATTGAACAGGAGGTCCTGGTGATCGGCGGCGGACTCGCGGGAGCGACCGCGGCCATCGCGGCCGCCCGGACGGGTGCGGACGTCCGCCTGGTGTCGGCCAAACAGCCCACCCTCCGCCACGCCAGCGGGCTGATCGACGTGCTCGGCTACACCCCCGATGGCGAAGGCCCGCTGGCCGAGCCGTTCGAGCACTTCGCCGACCTCCCCGAAGGCCACCCCTACGAGCGCGTGGGCCGGGACGCCGTCGAGGCCGGACTGGCGATGTTCGACGACATTTGCGGTGATTCCTACGAGGGAAAGAGGACCGATCGGAACGCGCTGGTCCCGACCTTCGGGGGTCGGCTCAAGCCGACGGCGCGGTACTCGGCGAGCGCGGCCGAGGGGTTGGCCAGCGACACCCGCGACATGCTGCTGGTGGGCTTCGAGCGACTGGTGGGGTTCGACGCGCCGCTGGCGGCCGCGCGCTTGAACGCCGCGGACCCCCCCTTCGAGGCCCGCGGCGTGACCGTCGAGTTCTCGGCCGACCTGACCGCGGAGCCGAAGGTGACGCGATTCGCGCACCTCCTCGACCGCGACGAATCGACTGACGCCGGTCGGCCGGTCCGCAGCGCGCTCGCCGACCGCGTCGTTGCCCATCTGGACGGGGAAGCCAGAGTGGGATTCCCGGCGGTTCTCGGCGACGATCACCCGAATGCGGTGCGAGACGAACTGGCCGACCGTCTGGGCGCGGCCGTGTTCGAGGTCCCGATGGGACCGCCGAGCCTCCCCGGCCTGCGGCTCGAAGACCGGCTCTACGACGCGCTGGACGCGGCCGGCGTTCGCATCGAGACGGGGAACCCGGTGATGGGATTCGCGGGCGACGACCGGATCGAGTCGGTCACCGTTGATCGGAACGGCGCCAGCGTCCCCTACGCGGCCGAGCAGTTCGTCCTGGCGACCGGCGGCCTGGTCGGAAAGGGGATCGATTCGGACCGGGACGGCGTCGCGGAACCGATCTTCGACTGTCACGTCCCCCACCCGCCCGACCGTTACGACTGGTTCGACGACGACGCGTTCGGCGACCATCGGTTCGCGCGCTTCGGCGTCGACCCCGACCGCGATTTGCGGCCGCTGGACGCGTCCGGCACTCCCGAGTTCGAGAACCTCCGGGCGGCGGGCTCAGTATTGGGAAACTACGACTTCGCGGCCGAGAAGTCCGGCAGCGGCGTCTCGCTGGCGACCGGCGTCCGCGCGGGCAGACTGGCAGGTGAACACACGTGAGCGACGCTGACACTCCAGACGACGGCGGGGTACCGGGCGAGAACGGGAGCGGCGACGAGCACGCCGGCGACGAGTTCGATCCCGTGCAGGTGTTCCCCGAGGGGGACCTTGACCTCCGCGGCGGGGCCGACTCCTGTTACAAGTGCTCGACCTGCGATACGAACTGCCCGGTCGCGGAAGTGGACGACGAGTTCCCCGGGCCGAAGTTCCAGGGACCAGAGCAGTGGCGGCTCAAGCGCAAGGACGACGCCGAGATCGACGCCTCGGTCATGGACTGCTCGAATTGCATGCGCTGCGACGACGCCTGCCCGGCGGACGTCCCCCTCAGCCAGATGCACAACGAGGCTCGCGCAGAGTACGTTCGCGAGGGGATGAGCAAACTCTCGGTCGAGTACTGGCGCAACCGCGTGCTCGCGAACTACCGAACGGGCGCGTGGCTCGGGAGCAAGGTCCCCCGGCTGACGAATGCCCTCGTGGGCAATTCGATCGTGCGAACGCTCGGCGAGAAACTGTTCGGGCTCACCGCCGAACGGGAGTTCCCCGAGTTCGCCGAGGAGACCTTCCGGGAGTGGTGGGAGAGGCGAGGCGGCGCAGCCGCCTCGAAGGAGCGAGCGCGGGAGGCGCGAGCCGAGCGTGGCGGGGCAGGGATCCAATCGGACGAGAAGCGCGTCGCGTACTTCCACGGCTGCTACGCCAACTACAACACGCCCGAAGTGGCGAAGGCTCTGGTCTCCGTCTTCGAGCACTTCGGCTACGAGGTCGCGGTCCCCGAGCAGGGCTGTTCGGGGACGCCGATGTTCGCGAACGGCATGCTCGCCGACGCGCGGCGGGACGCGGAGACGAACGTGTCCTCGCTCTCCGAACTCGTCGACGGCGGGTACGACGTGATCTGTTCCTGTACCTCCTGCTCGATGTCGCTGCGCCAGGAGTACCCCGAACTGTTCTCCCTCGACGGTATCGACGACGTGGCGGCCCATACGTTCGAGGCCCTGGAGTACCTGCGGATCCACGAGGACCTCCGGGGGGCGCTCGCCGAAGCCGAAGTCGAAGGAGACGACCTGGCCTATCACGCGCCCTGCCACGCACGCAACCAGGGACTTGACCGGCAGGCAGTCGAACTGTTCCGGGACCTGGACGGCGTCGCCGTCGAAGACGTCGGCGACTCCTGTTCGGGCATCTCCGGCACCTACGGCTGGAAGGCCGAGAAGTACGACAAATCGATGGCCATCGGCGAGGAGATGTTCGAGGAGATGGCCGACGCCGAAGGGGAGACGGGCCTGACGGAGTGTCCGACCTGCGCGATGCAG
Above is a genomic segment from Halorientalis sp. LT38 containing:
- a CDS encoding ROK family protein — encoded protein: MYAGVDLGATNLRAVVTDVEGRVLGRDRRGTPQNEGGIAVTEAVLDSLRAACQAAGTTTTRINAVGIGSIGPLDTAAGAVENPVNVDGADRIPLVGPVQNLVDSDAVYLHNDANAGVLAERFYADRAPDDMVYLTISSGIGAGVCVDGNLLSGWDGNAGEIGHVALDSNGPVTCGCGGTGHWEAFCSGENLPEYARVLHEREDVATDLPLDDPELDAPDVFDAAGADPLADLVLDRMAHWNSHGIATIVHAYAPITISVGGAVALNNPELVLDPVRERLPDLVVSNVPEIRLTEYGDEIVVKGAVASAMTGGTGDRGRIRR
- the glpK gene encoding glycerol kinase GlpK is translated as MGDSYVGAIDQGTTGTRFMVFDHGGQVVADAYERHEQIYPEPGWVEHDPVEIWETTKRVIAAALEEAGLDATQLAALGITNQRETTLVWDAATGDPIHNAIVWQDRRTTDRVEQLEREGKVEWIREKTGLEADAYFSATKIEWLLDEADPIKMERTRPADVRDRAEAGELLFGTIDSWLIYNLTGNHVTDVTNASRTMLYDIHEMAWDDDLLDEFSVPEAVLPEVRPSSDEALYGTTDPDGFLGAEVPVAGALGDQQAALFGQTCFDAGDAKNTYGTGSFFLLNTGTEAVESDHGLLTTVGFQRSGEPVRYALEGSIFVTGAAIEWLEDVDLIEDPTETAELARSVDGTDGVYVVPAFTGLGAPHWDGRARGTIVGMTRGTRREHIVRATLEAIAYQTRDVAEAMEADAGVEIGSLKVDGGAVKNNFLCQLQADIVGTDIVRPEVDETTALGAAYAAGLAVGYWDSLEELRANWHVDAAFEPEMDPDRADARHDRWLDAVECAKGWARDGVD
- the glpB gene encoding glycerol-3-phosphate dehydrogenase subunit GlpB, which translates into the protein MAIEQEVLVIGGGLAGATAAIAAARTGADVRLVSAKQPTLRHASGLIDVLGYTPDGEGPLAEPFEHFADLPEGHPYERVGRDAVEAGLAMFDDICGDSYEGKRTDRNALVPTFGGRLKPTARYSASAAEGLASDTRDMLLVGFERLVGFDAPLAAARLNAADPPFEARGVTVEFSADLTAEPKVTRFAHLLDRDESTDAGRPVRSALADRVVAHLDGEARVGFPAVLGDDHPNAVRDELADRLGAAVFEVPMGPPSLPGLRLEDRLYDALDAAGVRIETGNPVMGFAGDDRIESVTVDRNGASVPYAAEQFVLATGGLVGKGIDSDRDGVAEPIFDCHVPHPPDRYDWFDDDAFGDHRFARFGVDPDRDLRPLDASGTPEFENLRAAGSVLGNYDFAAEKSGSGVSLATGVRAGRLAGEHT
- the pyk gene encoding pyruvate kinase is translated as MRNAKIVCTIGPASDSRERLRELIEAGMAVARLNASHGTPEDRAAVIDRVREVSDGVGAPVPIMYDLAGPEIRTAPLDEPIRVETGSTVRFVTGETATPEEIGLSVSIDAAEPGDRVLLDDGRIQTIVEESDDEAVTARVEDGGDLTGNKGVNVPGVDLGLPVVTEQDRRDIEVAVERNAEFVAASFVRNGADVYEVTEAIDDAGGDIPVVAKIERADAVANLDSIVEEAAGVMVARGDLGVECPMEEVPLIQKRVIRRCHRAGVPVITATEMLDSMVHERRPTRAEASDVANAVLDGTDAVMLSGETAIGDHPATVVETMARIVRDVEESTEYAESREQRVPPAGDSRTDALARSARFLARDVGASAIVAATESGYTARKVAKYRPDVPIVAATPSERVRRQLALTWGIRPEYARYAAAGADAVVQTAVRAAVDAGVVAPGETVVVLAGMMTELDGLDTANTLKVHVAAETLTTGRPVVDGIASGTVFHVADGGDLTGIPEGAILAVPADFDGEFDGDLSRIGGIVTAHEGVTGYAAIVARELGVPTIADADLGDVAGGSVVTLDGERGVVYADAIAARRN
- the glpA gene encoding anaerobic glycerol-3-phosphate dehydrogenase subunit GlpA, with protein sequence MAATPTVLVIGGGSTGCGIARDLAMRGLDVTLVEQGNLTHGTTGRMHGLLHSGARYAVADQSSARECIAEMRILEDVASHCVEETGGLFVERPEDDEDYFERKLRGCDECDIPAEVLTGREAREREPYLAEDVEKAIAVPDGAVDPFRLCVANAASARNRGARIETHARVTDLIVEAGEVVGAEVEHESGPGKRTHASPGTTERIEADHVVNATGAWAGRIGELAGVDVAVRPSKGVMTVMNVRQVDTVINRCRPKGDADIVVPHETTCILGTTDEEVEDPGDYPEKQWEVDLLIDQLAELLPVLRDARTIRSYWGVRPLYEPPEAGTEDPTDVTRDFFLLDHADRDARPGLTTVVGGKFTTYRLMAEAVSDHVCERLGVSAPCRTADVPLPGSRDERVLDEAMDDFGLTSPVARRSKQRLGDRSAEVLDTEDPNPVVCSCEGVTRAEVQDAVAESGTDLNAVRIRTRASMGNCQGGFCAHAMAQELHPEYDPERAAAALDDLYQERWKGQRHALWGEQLSQAMLTYALHATTMNRGRTVRDDDVDFDAFDGGATGGD
- a CDS encoding anaerobic glycerol-3-phosphate dehydrogenase subunit C; the protein is MSDADTPDDGGVPGENGSGDEHAGDEFDPVQVFPEGDLDLRGGADSCYKCSTCDTNCPVAEVDDEFPGPKFQGPEQWRLKRKDDAEIDASVMDCSNCMRCDDACPADVPLSQMHNEARAEYVREGMSKLSVEYWRNRVLANYRTGAWLGSKVPRLTNALVGNSIVRTLGEKLFGLTAEREFPEFAEETFREWWERRGGAAASKERAREARAERGGAGIQSDEKRVAYFHGCYANYNTPEVAKALVSVFEHFGYEVAVPEQGCSGTPMFANGMLADARRDAETNVSSLSELVDGGYDVICSCTSCSMSLRQEYPELFSLDGIDDVAAHTFEALEYLRIHEDLRGALAEAEVEGDDLAYHAPCHARNQGLDRQAVELFRDLDGVAVEDVGDSCSGISGTYGWKAEKYDKSMAIGEEMFEEMADAEGETGLTECPTCAMQMEHGTGYEIRHPLEVLEDALVAD